The following proteins are co-located in the Mesorhizobium australicum WSM2073 genome:
- a CDS encoding MocE family 2Fe-2S type ferredoxin: protein MADWVEACAVDDVEEEDVIRFDHGGRTFAIYRSPDDEFFATDGFCTHEKAHLADGLVMDDIIECPKHNGRFNYKTGQAKGAPVCVNLATYSVKIEAGKVMIQI, encoded by the coding sequence ATGGCCGATTGGGTTGAAGCGTGCGCGGTGGACGATGTCGAGGAAGAGGATGTCATCCGCTTCGACCATGGTGGGCGGACCTTCGCGATCTATCGCTCTCCGGATGACGAGTTCTTCGCCACCGATGGTTTTTGCACGCATGAGAAGGCGCATCTGGCCGACGGGCTTGTCATGGACGACATCATCGAATGCCCCAAGCACAATGGCCGCTTCAACTACAAGACCGGCCAGGCCAAGGGCGCGCCGGTCTGCGTCAATCTCGCGACCTATTCGGTGAAGATCGAAGCTGGCAAGGTGATGATCCAGATCTGA
- a CDS encoding ABC transporter permease yields MNMAGWLNFRSLNQEGIVFAISVVLFVAAAIGLPGFIDANNLVAIIRSVSVLGILALGMAVVIIGRGIDLSAVAIMAMSVAWYLQLLNSGTPDGLAFAYVLAGVLAIGLLNGFLVAYADVPAIFVTLATGSFVFGYVRSQLITQDAVPVPQGHWVELLGGLRFLDVPIEVFVFAGLAFLFFLFLRCTKWGRYIYFAGDNPVAARNIGIPVRPMLVLRYVLSAFVALIAGLLTAASLHSINTRVVNSTLLYDIVLVAVIGGIGLSGGRGGVRNVLVGAALIGILLNAMTIIDIPLLYQNLIKAAILLGAIIVDGIINPRDEQTAQQGDI; encoded by the coding sequence ATGAACATGGCCGGCTGGCTGAACTTCAGAAGCCTGAATCAGGAAGGCATTGTCTTTGCCATATCGGTGGTGCTGTTCGTTGCCGCGGCTATAGGCCTGCCAGGCTTCATCGATGCCAACAATCTGGTCGCCATTATCCGCTCCGTCTCGGTGCTGGGTATACTGGCGCTGGGCATGGCTGTCGTCATCATCGGCCGCGGCATCGACCTGTCGGCGGTTGCGATCATGGCCATGTCGGTCGCCTGGTACCTGCAACTGCTCAACAGCGGAACACCGGACGGGCTCGCCTTCGCCTATGTGCTGGCCGGCGTGCTCGCCATCGGCCTGCTCAACGGCTTTCTCGTCGCCTACGCCGATGTACCGGCGATCTTCGTCACGTTGGCGACCGGCTCCTTCGTCTTCGGCTATGTCCGTTCGCAATTGATCACGCAGGACGCCGTGCCGGTGCCGCAGGGCCATTGGGTGGAACTGCTCGGCGGTCTGCGCTTTCTCGACGTCCCGATCGAGGTGTTCGTCTTTGCGGGGCTGGCGTTCCTGTTCTTCCTATTCCTGCGCTGCACCAAATGGGGCCGCTACATCTATTTCGCCGGCGACAATCCGGTCGCGGCGCGCAATATCGGCATTCCGGTGCGGCCGATGCTGGTCCTGCGTTACGTGCTGTCAGCATTCGTCGCCCTGATCGCCGGCCTTTTGACCGCGGCCAGCCTGCATTCGATCAACACGCGTGTCGTCAATTCGACGCTGCTTTACGACATCGTGCTGGTGGCGGTGATCGGCGGCATCGGGCTGTCGGGCGGGCGGGGCGGGGTGCGCAATGTGCTGGTCGGCGCCGCGCTGATCGGCATCCTGCTCAACGCCATGACCATCATCGACATTCCGCTGCTCTACCAGAACCTGATCAAGGCGGCGATCCTGCTCGGCGCCATCATCGTCGACGGCATCATCAATCCGCGCGACGAACAGACCGCGCAACAAGGTGACATTTAG
- a CDS encoding 3-methyl-2-oxobutanoate hydroxymethyltransferase, protein MSRKRPTVADLRAMKGKRQLTMLRVLTLDEAEAAERAGVDIVSVPPELVLNPQYRDAAPSLFTMPGDNFFEIGTADDFVRWAFRLYKAGADAVYCSAGYATIKRMADDAIPVIGHVGLIPSRATWTGGFKAVGKSADTAMQVFEAVKQLEAAGAIGAEIEVVPVEVAKAISERTSLIMLSMGAGTGCDAQYLFADDILGQNRGHMPRHSKIYRNFAAEYDRLQAERVAAFSEYVADVNSGAYPEDRHIVHMEPAELRLFLDKVGRG, encoded by the coding sequence ATGAGCCGAAAGAGACCGACCGTCGCCGATTTGCGCGCCATGAAGGGCAAGCGTCAGCTGACCATGCTGCGCGTGCTCACCCTGGACGAGGCGGAAGCCGCCGAACGGGCAGGGGTCGACATCGTCTCGGTGCCGCCCGAACTGGTGCTCAACCCGCAATACCGCGATGCCGCGCCCAGCCTGTTCACTATGCCGGGCGACAATTTCTTCGAGATCGGCACCGCGGATGATTTCGTGCGCTGGGCCTTCCGGCTGTACAAGGCCGGCGCCGACGCGGTCTATTGCAGCGCGGGCTACGCCACCATCAAGCGGATGGCGGACGATGCCATTCCCGTCATCGGCCATGTTGGCCTCATTCCTTCCCGCGCGACCTGGACCGGCGGCTTCAAGGCGGTCGGCAAGTCCGCCGATACGGCGATGCAGGTGTTCGAAGCCGTCAAGCAACTGGAGGCTGCGGGCGCGATCGGCGCCGAAATAGAAGTTGTACCAGTCGAGGTGGCGAAGGCTATCTCGGAGCGCACCTCGCTGATCATGCTGTCGATGGGCGCGGGCACCGGCTGCGACGCGCAATATCTGTTCGCCGACGACATTCTTGGCCAGAACCGTGGCCACATGCCGCGCCACTCGAAGATCTACCGCAATTTCGCCGCCGAATACGATCGGCTGCAGGCGGAGCGGGTGGCGGCATTTTCCGAATATGTCGCCGACGTCAACAGCGGCGCCTATCCCGAGGACCGGCACATCGTGCACATGGAGCCGGCCGAGCTACGCCTGTTCCTCGACAAGGTCGGCCGGGGCTAG
- a CDS encoding aldose 1-epimerase family protein — MVELYGKTLSRRQVAERSGQLSQFAGVRLMTLGDGLERGIRMLEFRTGSGLRFTALVDRALDIADCDFKGQAIGWHSPSGFRHPGLHDYEGEAGLAWARSFSGLLVTCGLDHILGREEVPAESYNYPGKKTVLHSLHGRVGTIPARLTGYGERWEGDRCVLWAEGIVQQSAVFGEDLHLTRRIEADVGGNEIRLSDRVVNHGFNRTPHMYFYHVNVSHPLLDEGSRYLAPIRDVVWASHAGERYEAQSVGYRTAPAPQRHFREQVWQHEMAADAHGEVPVAVVNDRLGLGFEVATRKDQLPCAYQWQNFQAGQYALGIEPSTHHVLGDLAARERGEMIWLEHGESRAYDAVFRVLDGKEEIAGAEARIADIARQPEQDYPQPSENFPRLAGRT; from the coding sequence ATGGTAGAGCTTTACGGCAAGACGCTGTCGCGCCGGCAAGTGGCCGAGCGGTCAGGCCAGCTGTCGCAATTCGCGGGCGTGCGGCTGATGACGCTTGGCGACGGGTTGGAGCGCGGCATCCGCATGCTCGAATTCCGCACCGGCTCGGGCCTGCGCTTCACCGCGCTGGTCGACCGGGCGCTCGACATCGCCGATTGCGACTTCAAGGGCCAGGCGATCGGTTGGCATTCGCCGAGCGGCTTTCGCCATCCGGGCTTGCACGACTATGAAGGGGAAGCGGGGCTGGCCTGGGCGCGGTCCTTCTCGGGTCTGCTCGTCACCTGCGGCCTCGACCACATTCTGGGGCGGGAAGAAGTGCCGGCCGAGAGCTACAACTATCCGGGCAAGAAGACGGTGCTTCATTCGCTGCATGGTCGTGTCGGTACCATCCCGGCGCGGCTGACCGGCTATGGCGAGCGCTGGGAGGGTGACCGCTGCGTGCTGTGGGCAGAAGGCATCGTCCAGCAATCGGCTGTATTCGGCGAGGATCTGCATCTCACTCGCCGCATCGAGGCCGATGTCGGCGGCAACGAGATCCGGCTTTCGGACCGTGTCGTCAACCACGGCTTCAACCGCACCCCTCATATGTATTTCTACCATGTCAATGTCAGCCATCCCTTGCTGGACGAAGGCTCCCGTTATCTGGCGCCGATCCGCGACGTCGTCTGGGCCAGCCATGCCGGCGAGCGCTACGAGGCGCAGAGTGTCGGCTATCGCACGGCGCCGGCACCGCAACGGCACTTCAGGGAGCAGGTCTGGCAGCACGAAATGGCCGCCGACGCCCATGGCGAGGTTCCGGTGGCCGTCGTCAACGACCGGCTCGGTCTCGGCTTCGAAGTGGCGACCCGCAAGGACCAGTTGCCGTGTGCCTACCAATGGCAGAATTTCCAGGCCGGGCAGTACGCGCTGGGGATAGAGCCATCGACCCACCATGTGCTCGGCGATCTCGCCGCCCGCGAGCGCGGCGAGATGATCTGGCTGGAGCATGGCGAAAGCCGGGCCTATGACGCGGTGTTCCGCGTCCTCGACGGCAAGGAGGAAATCGCTGGCGCCGAAGCCAGGATCGCGGATATCGCCCGGCAGCCCGAGCAGGATTATCCTCAGCCTTCAGAAAATTTTCCAAGACTGGCCGGCAGGACATGA
- a CDS encoding DHA2 family efflux MFS transporter permease subunit translates to MTSIPENEALHETATNSRRVALIVAIAFFMQLLDSTIISTSLPQMGASFGVPAVAMSIGITVYMLTMAVFVPLSGWLADRFGARNIFLAAIALFTLASLACGFSGNLTEFVVARAVQGLGSALMTPVGRILVLRNASKSELLNATALITWPALFAPVVGPVLGGFITTYLSWHWNFFINIPLGAIGLVLVARFIPGDREADPKPLDWPGFFLTSLGLACLLYGLERIAHPEDGALPTVGLIAAGIVVGCLAVRHLRRAPHPLLDLSSFKVQTFAISTLAAGTIFRVAINATPFLLPLLFQVGFGLSPVDAGMMILAYFLGNLGMKTVTTPTLRRFGFRSVMVVNGIIASVSIMACAAISPQTPQPLVMALMLIAGLSRSMQFTALNTLAFADIAAAQRSSAATLSSMLQQVAMLFGVAVAAAILNLSQIARDRPALDLVDFRAAFLLIGIIGLVASFRFLVLPRGAGAEVSGHVAGN, encoded by the coding sequence ATGACGTCCATTCCCGAAAATGAAGCCTTGCACGAGACAGCCACGAATTCGCGGCGCGTGGCGCTGATCGTCGCCATCGCCTTCTTCATGCAGCTGCTGGATTCGACGATCATCTCGACGTCGCTGCCGCAGATGGGCGCTTCCTTCGGCGTGCCGGCGGTGGCGATGAGCATCGGCATCACCGTCTACATGCTGACCATGGCCGTGTTCGTGCCGCTGTCGGGGTGGCTCGCCGACCGGTTCGGCGCGCGTAACATCTTCCTCGCAGCCATCGCGCTGTTCACGCTGGCGTCGCTCGCCTGCGGCTTCTCTGGAAATTTGACCGAATTCGTCGTTGCCCGTGCCGTGCAGGGCCTGGGCAGCGCCTTGATGACGCCGGTCGGCCGCATCCTGGTCCTGCGCAACGCGTCGAAATCCGAATTGCTCAACGCCACGGCGCTGATCACCTGGCCGGCGCTCTTCGCGCCCGTGGTCGGCCCGGTGCTTGGCGGTTTCATCACCACCTATCTGTCCTGGCACTGGAATTTCTTCATCAACATCCCGCTCGGCGCGATCGGGCTGGTGTTGGTCGCCCGCTTCATACCGGGTGATCGTGAAGCCGATCCCAAGCCGCTCGACTGGCCGGGGTTTTTCCTGACGTCGCTGGGGCTCGCCTGCCTGCTCTATGGCCTTGAGCGCATCGCGCATCCGGAGGATGGGGCCTTGCCTACGGTGGGGCTGATCGCGGCGGGGATCGTCGTCGGCTGTCTAGCGGTGCGGCATCTGCGCCGCGCGCCGCATCCGCTGCTCGACCTCTCCTCGTTCAAGGTGCAGACCTTCGCCATCTCGACGCTTGCGGCCGGCACCATCTTCCGGGTGGCGATCAACGCCACGCCGTTCCTTTTGCCGCTGCTGTTCCAGGTCGGCTTCGGCCTATCGCCCGTCGATGCCGGCATGATGATCCTGGCCTATTTCCTCGGCAATCTCGGCATGAAAACGGTGACGACGCCGACGCTGCGTCGCTTCGGCTTCCGCTCGGTGATGGTCGTCAACGGCATCATCGCCTCGGTGTCGATCATGGCCTGCGCGGCGATCTCGCCGCAGACGCCGCAGCCGCTGGTGATGGCGCTGATGCTGATCGCCGGCCTGTCGCGCTCGATGCAGTTCACCGCGCTCAACACGCTGGCCTTCGCCGATATCGCCGCCGCGCAGCGTAGCTCCGCGGCGACCTTGTCCTCGATGCTGCAGCAAGTGGCGATGCTGTTCGGCGTCGCGGTGGCGGCGGCGATCCTCAACCTGTCGCAGATCGCGAGAGACCGGCCGGCGCTCGACCTCGTCGATTTTCGAGCAGCCTTCCTGCTGATCGGCATTATCGGGCTGGTGGCGTCGTTTCGTTTCCTGGTGTTGCCGAGAGGTGCCGGCGCCGAGGTCTCCGGCCATGTTGCCGGGAACTGA
- a CDS encoding HAL/PAL/TAL family ammonia-lyase — protein MSALVLTGAGVSVDDVAAVAREARKVEIGANVIGRLEKARKVLDQAAASGQQIYGLNTGLGANLRTSVEGDASAFQRQLLEGRSGAVGEALPIEAVRATMLARLTMLSAGGSGLSPAVFVALVEVLNAGVHPVMPSLGSIGAGDLVLMTTIARLLIGEGEADYQGRRMPAVKALMMARLGPIGLAPKDGLSLINASAVSAGGGALAVTDALSALAQQQQAGALTMEGFGANRTILDPRLHMARPAAGQQEAAKALHDLLARDEAPAPTTIQDPLSIRCMPSIHGALIEAIGQARRAVETELNAAADNPLVLSDDELVLSTGNFHTASLALAFEALSLAIAQCAAASAARFIQLTGSGRNGLPKYLSPVGGASAGFVPLQKTVTSILAAIRHKANPVMLDFLPVSEGVEDHATQTPLVVSKCADMITLWRRLIAFELMAAAQAVDLREGLALAPRTSVVHTATRALVPALKHDRPLGIDAEALHAALAGGKWQTVLAPADLVEEQA, from the coding sequence ATGAGCGCGCTCGTCCTCACCGGGGCCGGCGTCAGTGTCGACGATGTCGCCGCCGTCGCCCGCGAGGCGCGCAAGGTGGAGATCGGAGCCAATGTCATCGGCAGGCTGGAGAAGGCGCGAAAGGTGCTCGACCAGGCGGCAGCCTCCGGCCAGCAGATCTACGGCCTGAACACCGGGCTCGGCGCTAATCTTCGCACATCGGTCGAGGGTGACGCCAGCGCCTTCCAGCGCCAGTTGCTCGAGGGCCGCAGCGGCGCGGTCGGCGAAGCGCTGCCCATCGAGGCCGTGCGCGCCACCATGCTTGCCCGTCTGACAATGTTGTCGGCCGGTGGCTCCGGCCTGTCGCCCGCCGTGTTCGTTGCCTTGGTCGAAGTCCTCAACGCGGGCGTCCATCCAGTGATGCCGTCGCTCGGCTCGATCGGCGCTGGCGACCTGGTGCTGATGACCACGATCGCCCGCCTGCTGATCGGCGAAGGTGAAGCTGATTATCAGGGAAGGCGCATGCCGGCTGTCAAGGCACTGATGATGGCCCGCCTCGGCCCCATCGGCCTGGCGCCCAAGGATGGACTGTCGCTGATCAACGCTTCCGCCGTCTCCGCCGGCGGCGGCGCGCTTGCGGTCACGGACGCGCTGTCGGCTCTTGCCCAGCAGCAGCAGGCTGGCGCGCTGACCATGGAAGGTTTCGGCGCCAACCGCACCATCCTCGATCCCCGCCTGCACATGGCGCGGCCCGCCGCCGGCCAGCAGGAAGCCGCCAAGGCGCTGCACGATCTTCTCGCCCGCGACGAAGCGCCGGCCCCCACCACCATACAGGACCCGCTCTCGATCCGCTGCATGCCCTCGATCCATGGCGCGCTGATCGAGGCGATCGGCCAGGCAAGACGCGCCGTCGAGACCGAACTCAATGCCGCCGCCGACAACCCGCTGGTTCTGAGCGACGACGAGCTGGTGCTGTCGACGGGCAACTTTCACACCGCTTCGCTGGCGCTCGCCTTCGAGGCGCTAAGCCTGGCAATCGCTCAATGTGCCGCCGCCAGTGCCGCCCGCTTTATCCAGCTCACCGGTTCGGGTCGGAACGGCCTGCCGAAATACCTGTCGCCGGTCGGTGGCGCCTCGGCCGGTTTCGTGCCGTTGCAGAAGACGGTGACATCGATCCTGGCTGCCATCCGCCACAAGGCCAATCCGGTGATGCTTGACTTCCTGCCGGTTTCGGAAGGCGTGGAGGATCACGCCACGCAGACGCCGCTGGTGGTTTCGAAATGCGCCGACATGATCACGCTGTGGCGGCGGCTGATCGCCTTCGAGTTAATGGCGGCGGCGCAAGCCGTCGACCTGCGTGAGGGATTGGCGCTGGCGCCACGCACATCAGTCGTCCACACGGCGACACGCGCGCTCGTCCCCGCGCTCAAGCATGACCGGCCGCTCGGCATCGATGCGGAAGCACTCCACGCAGCGCTCGCCGGCGGCAAATGGCAAACGGTCCTAGCCCCGGCCGACCTTGTCGAGGAACAGGCGTAG
- a CDS encoding fatty acid desaturase family protein, producing the protein MAKKRDYSLVGESTRTAIETGLASAEWYHTDVPRKAMKELMQRSDGPAIRDTIIWIVAILGSAVGIVWFWGSWWVVPFLFVYGVLYGSSSDSRWHECGHGTAFRTRWMNDVVYHIASFMLMRNPVQWRWSHARHHTDTIIVGRDAEIAVMRPPDLLKAALAFTGILDFRYSLPTLVRQAFGTLSDEEKSYIPEMEQHKAVVAARWHVAIYVATIALAIALRSWIPLVLIGLPRLYGTWHMVTTGLLQHIGLADNVVDHRLNTRTVYMNPISRFIYWNMNYHVEHHMFPMVPYHALPRLHELIKHDLPKPNPSMWHAYREVWPVLLRQLKYEDHYLKRELPPTARPYRGEFHEVDMSAAAE; encoded by the coding sequence ATGGCGAAAAAGCGCGACTACAGCCTGGTCGGCGAAAGTACCAGAACGGCGATCGAGACCGGGCTTGCCTCGGCCGAGTGGTACCACACCGACGTGCCGCGCAAGGCGATGAAGGAACTGATGCAGCGTTCCGACGGCCCGGCGATCCGCGACACCATCATCTGGATCGTCGCGATCCTGGGTTCGGCCGTGGGTATCGTCTGGTTCTGGGGTTCGTGGTGGGTGGTGCCGTTCCTGTTCGTCTATGGCGTGCTCTACGGCTCGTCGAGCGACTCGCGCTGGCACGAGTGCGGCCACGGCACGGCTTTTCGCACGCGCTGGATGAACGATGTCGTCTACCACATCGCCTCGTTCATGCTGATGCGCAATCCCGTGCAATGGCGCTGGAGCCATGCCCGCCACCACACCGACACCATCATCGTCGGCCGCGACGCCGAGATCGCGGTCATGCGTCCGCCGGACCTGTTGAAGGCGGCGCTCGCCTTCACCGGCATTCTCGACTTTCGCTATTCGCTGCCGACGCTGGTGCGGCAGGCATTCGGCACGCTATCCGACGAAGAGAAGAGCTATATCCCCGAGATGGAACAGCATAAGGCCGTGGTCGCGGCCCGGTGGCATGTCGCGATCTATGTGGCGACGATCGCCCTCGCGATCGCGCTGAGGTCATGGATACCGCTGGTGCTGATCGGCCTGCCGCGCCTCTACGGCACCTGGCACATGGTCACGACCGGCCTGCTGCAGCATATCGGGCTCGCCGACAATGTCGTCGACCATCGGCTGAACACACGCACCGTCTACATGAACCCGATCAGCCGGTTCATCTACTGGAACATGAATTACCATGTGGAGCACCACATGTTCCCGATGGTGCCGTATCACGCGCTGCCCAGGCTGCATGAACTGATCAAGCACGATCTGCCGAAGCCCAATCCGTCGATGTGGCACGCCTACCGCGAGGTCTGGCCGGTCCTGCTCAGGCAGCTGAAATACGAGGATCATTACCTCAAGCGCGAACTGCCGCCGACGGCCAGGCCCTATCGCGGTGAGTTCCACGAGGTCGATATGTCGGCGGCGGCCGAGTAG
- a CDS encoding sugar ABC transporter substrate-binding protein, which produces MKLIRTLMAAATALAVTAFVAPTFAADDPGPAAYAQALKGKRVMLVPLAMGFDLAQGWAHYLKKEVEAWGGTFETRDPNWVVDAGAQAITDAISSDTRPDVLIIHAPDLNSYSKLMKKAQAAGTYVILVDNPANFPADAFVGSDWDRLGQLEAEAAIKGCGENSSKKIGLVQGDQANSSSLYQYAGIMKVLDKHPDFKVVAKPDSNWDATTSRNVTTTMLQQNPDICSIIDFWDGDATGASAAIRDAKLDGKVFLVTTGGGEKAADCDKLNDGTYGAVVMTDLARQSGDMNAIIKFLLQSGQPAGTSHTYIYTLEKATTKADLKPDSCWDLKALQAEAAAK; this is translated from the coding sequence ATGAAACTGATCAGAACCCTCATGGCGGCGGCCACGGCGCTGGCCGTCACCGCCTTCGTGGCGCCGACCTTCGCCGCCGACGATCCAGGCCCCGCTGCCTATGCACAAGCGCTGAAAGGCAAGCGCGTCATGCTGGTGCCGCTGGCGATGGGCTTCGACCTGGCGCAGGGCTGGGCGCACTATCTGAAGAAGGAGGTCGAAGCCTGGGGCGGCACGTTCGAAACGCGCGATCCCAACTGGGTTGTCGATGCCGGCGCGCAGGCGATCACCGACGCGATCTCGTCCGACACCAGACCTGATGTGCTGATCATCCATGCGCCGGACCTCAACTCCTATTCCAAGCTTATGAAGAAGGCGCAGGCCGCCGGCACCTATGTGATCCTGGTCGACAATCCGGCGAATTTTCCCGCCGATGCTTTCGTCGGCAGCGACTGGGACCGGCTCGGCCAGCTCGAGGCGGAAGCCGCGATCAAGGGCTGCGGCGAGAACTCGTCCAAGAAGATCGGGCTGGTGCAGGGCGACCAGGCCAACTCCTCCAGCCTTTACCAATATGCCGGCATCATGAAGGTGCTGGACAAGCATCCCGACTTTAAGGTCGTGGCCAAGCCCGATTCCAACTGGGATGCGACGACCTCGCGCAACGTGACCACGACCATGCTGCAGCAGAACCCGGACATCTGCTCGATCATCGACTTCTGGGATGGCGATGCCACCGGCGCATCGGCCGCGATCCGCGACGCCAAGCTCGACGGCAAGGTGTTTTTGGTCACCACCGGCGGCGGCGAAAAGGCGGCCGATTGCGACAAGCTGAACGACGGCACCTACGGCGCCGTGGTGATGACCGATCTTGCCCGCCAATCGGGCGACATGAACGCCATCATCAAATTCCTGCTGCAGAGCGGCCAGCCGGCCGGCACCTCCCACACCTACATCTACACGCTGGAGAAGGCGACGACCAAGGCCGACCTAAAGCCCGACAGCTGCTGGGACCTGAAGGCGCTGCAGGCCGAAGCGGCGGCAAAGTAA
- a CDS encoding ornithine cyclodeaminase family protein, whose translation MKPIYIDYLNALDIEALAMADGEIIDAVEAGLVAQGKGQTVIEPRVHLEPDPSFHGHFNVLRGYVAPLDTAGVKIVGDYVDNYLHGLPSEFGILNLFDPRTGTPRAILDATVITDMRTGAVTAIGSKHLARKNAKVLAHIGARGTAYWNVRLLDHLFDFDEIRVHSRRPESRDGFAAKLSADLGKPVTAVADWESCVKGADIVVEASRLPEPQPLLKTEWIKPGALVIPYGTMSAVELSLTDIMQKMVVDDWGQCKGGKFGSLRAHVETGRLSETTLHAELGQIAAGLRPGRQSDDETILFWHRGLSLSDIALGKAMLAKAQAQGIGQRLRFA comes from the coding sequence ATGAAGCCTATCTATATCGACTACCTCAACGCCCTCGACATCGAAGCGCTTGCCATGGCCGATGGCGAGATCATCGACGCCGTCGAGGCCGGGCTCGTTGCGCAAGGCAAGGGCCAGACGGTGATCGAGCCGCGTGTCCACCTCGAACCCGACCCATCCTTCCACGGCCATTTCAATGTCTTGCGCGGCTACGTCGCGCCGCTCGATACGGCCGGCGTGAAAATCGTTGGCGACTATGTCGACAACTATCTTCACGGCCTGCCCTCGGAATTCGGCATCCTCAATTTGTTCGATCCACGCACCGGCACGCCGCGCGCCATTCTCGACGCCACGGTCATCACCGACATGCGCACCGGCGCCGTCACCGCCATCGGCTCCAAGCACCTGGCGCGCAAGAACGCGAAGGTGCTCGCCCATATCGGCGCGCGCGGCACCGCGTACTGGAATGTGCGCCTGCTCGACCATCTCTTCGATTTCGATGAGATCCGCGTCCATTCGCGTCGCCCCGAAAGCCGCGATGGCTTTGCCGCAAAACTCTCCGCCGACCTCGGCAAGCCCGTCACCGCGGTCGCCGACTGGGAGAGTTGCGTCAAGGGCGCCGACATCGTCGTCGAAGCCTCACGCCTGCCCGAGCCGCAGCCGCTGCTGAAGACAGAATGGATCAAGCCGGGCGCGCTTGTCATTCCCTATGGCACGATGAGCGCGGTGGAGCTGTCGCTGACCGACATCATGCAGAAGATGGTCGTCGACGACTGGGGCCAGTGCAAGGGCGGCAAGTTCGGCTCGCTGCGTGCGCATGTCGAGACCGGGCGACTGAGCGAGACGACGCTGCATGCCGAACTCGGCCAGATCGCCGCTGGCCTCAGGCCGGGACGGCAGAGCGACGACGAAACCATCCTCTTCTGGCATCGCGGCCTGTCGCTGTCCGACATTGCGCTCGGCAAGGCGATGCTGGCCAAGGCGCAGGCGCAAGGCATCGGCCAAAGGCTGCGCTTCGCATGA
- a CDS encoding ATP-binding cassette domain-containing protein → MVQEVLRLQKLQKSFGSVRALKNASLTLREGEVVALLGDNGAGKSTLIKAISGVFPVDRGDIFVRGEKVSIRSTRDAMDLGIETIHQDTSLAPDLSIARNLFLGREPVNFGWLGVFAPLDLAKLRKAASELLKRVGISKKLDADALVSTLSGGERQSIAISRAMQFAAKVIILDEPTNNLGVEETHGVLRFVKEVRDAGHSVLLITHNIHHVFQVADRIVVMRRGEIVAEQTVADTDLLTVESIITGADMSALLKEARAK, encoded by the coding sequence ATGGTGCAAGAAGTACTTCGGCTGCAGAAGCTGCAAAAGTCCTTCGGCAGCGTGCGCGCGCTGAAGAACGCATCGCTGACACTGCGGGAAGGCGAGGTGGTGGCTCTGCTGGGCGACAACGGCGCCGGAAAATCGACGCTGATCAAGGCGATCTCGGGTGTCTTCCCTGTCGATCGTGGCGACATCTTTGTACGCGGCGAAAAGGTTTCGATCCGCTCGACCCGGGATGCGATGGACCTCGGCATCGAGACCATCCATCAGGATACCTCACTGGCGCCCGATCTCAGCATCGCGCGCAATCTTTTCCTCGGCCGCGAGCCGGTCAATTTCGGCTGGCTCGGCGTGTTCGCGCCGCTCGATCTCGCGAAGCTGCGCAAAGCCGCTTCCGAACTCCTCAAGCGCGTCGGCATCTCGAAGAAACTCGACGCCGATGCGCTGGTCTCGACGCTGTCGGGCGGCGAGCGGCAGTCGATCGCCATCTCGCGCGCCATGCAGTTCGCCGCCAAGGTGATCATTCTCGACGAGCCGACCAACAATCTCGGCGTCGAGGAAACCCACGGTGTGCTGCGTTTCGTCAAGGAGGTACGCGACGCCGGCCATTCGGTGCTGCTCATCACCCACAACATCCACCATGTCTTCCAGGTCGCCGACCGCATCGTCGTGATGCGGCGCGGCGAGATCGTCGCCGAACAGACGGTCGCCGACACCGACCTCCTGACCGTGGAAAGCATCATCACCGGCGCCGACATGTCGGCCTTGCTCAAGGAGGCGAGGGCAAAGTGA